The Candidatus Tectomicrobia bacterium genome window below encodes:
- a CDS encoding cation transporter, giving the protein MSGDAPVQGRFHSHPGEDARLRARQGRRVTLAAMAVNLFLASIKGAAGWHGGSQALLADALNSLSDVGTDIAILIALGLAARPPDREHPYGHGRMEPAAAFGMGVLVVVGGAMLLFNAAGDIWTARPYRPGLLVLPVIAASIALKEMLYRATVRVARRTLNQALLANAWNHRLDVFASGIAFAGVALTLLGLWWGDALAAAVVASLVLWFGGRIARDALDSLMDIAPPADVVGRIRSAIEGVEGVRDVHALRVHRAGHRLFVDVHVEVDSGISVAAGHAIAHRGQDSVLSRVEEVAEVHVHIEPYHAPNP; this is encoded by the coding sequence ATGAGCGGGGACGCGCCGGTGCAAGGCCGATTCCATTCACACCCGGGGGAGGACGCGCGCCTCCGCGCCCGGCAGGGGCGCCGGGTGACGCTGGCGGCGATGGCGGTGAACCTTTTCCTCGCCTCCATCAAGGGGGCGGCCGGCTGGCACGGCGGGAGCCAGGCCCTCCTCGCGGATGCGCTCAACTCCCTCTCCGACGTGGGGACGGACATCGCCATCCTCATCGCGCTCGGCCTCGCCGCCCGGCCGCCCGACCGCGAGCACCCCTACGGGCACGGCAGGATGGAACCAGCCGCCGCCTTCGGGATGGGCGTCCTCGTCGTCGTGGGAGGCGCCATGCTGCTCTTCAACGCCGCGGGCGACATCTGGACGGCCCGGCCTTACCGGCCGGGCCTCCTGGTGCTGCCCGTCATCGCGGCCTCCATCGCCCTCAAGGAGATGCTCTACCGCGCCACGGTCCGCGTCGCCCGGCGGACCCTCAACCAGGCTCTTCTCGCGAACGCCTGGAACCACAGGCTGGACGTGTTCGCTTCGGGCATCGCCTTCGCGGGAGTGGCGCTCACCCTGCTCGGCCTGTGGTGGGGAGACGCCCTGGCCGCCGCCGTCGTGGCCAGCCTCGTCCTTTGGTTCGGAGGCCGAATCGCCCGGGACGCGCTGGACAGCCTGATGGACATCGCCCCGCCCGCGGACGTGGTCGGGCGCATCCGCTCGGCCATCGAGGGGGTGGAGGGGGTGCGCGACGTCCATGCCCTGCGGGTTCACCGGGCCGGGCACCGTCTCTTCGTGGACGTCCACGTCGAAGTGGACTCCGGCATCAGCGTGGCGGCAGGCCACGCCATCGCCCACAGGGGCCAGGACTCCGTGCTCTCGCGGGTGGAGGAGGTCGCCGAGGTCCACGTCCACATCGAGCCCTATCACGCCCCCAACCCTTGA
- a CDS encoding cupin domain-containing protein — translation MPAERVTALFSRKLVVGENEMLCWLELKPGCKVPRHSHIHEQISHVLRGRLRFEVDGEPVEVGPGETLLIPSNVPHSAEVVGGETVIDYDIFSPIRRDWLDGTDDYLKGK, via the coding sequence ATGCCCGCCGAGCGGGTGACCGCGCTGTTCTCCCGCAAGCTGGTGGTGGGCGAGAACGAGATGCTCTGCTGGCTGGAGCTCAAGCCGGGCTGCAAGGTGCCCCGGCACAGCCACATCCACGAGCAGATCTCCCACGTCCTGAGGGGGAGGCTCCGGTTCGAGGTGGACGGCGAGCCGGTGGAGGTGGGGCCGGGCGAAACCCTCCTCATCCCCTCCAACGTGCCGCACTCGGCCGAGGTGGTGGGCGGGGAGACGGTGATCGACTACGACATCTTCAGCCCCATCCGCCGCGACTGGCTGGACGGGACGGA